The Verrucomicrobium spinosum DSM 4136 = JCM 18804 DNA segment TGGAGATAGTCTGTACTGAGTCCGGCTTCGAATCTGCGTTGGTTGACCGATTTTTTGGAGTTTGGGTTCTCTCGCTTGATCATTGCATGAGTCAGGCGTCGAAGGGTGGCCAGATTCTCCGCGCTGTAACCTCTTCTAGACCGGCTCTCATCTTCGCCAAAGGTCACATCTAGAACCCAGTGCAGCGAGTTTTCAATCCCCCAGTGAGCGCGTACTGAGGCTGCAATGAGCGCGGCATCGGCTTTCAAACTGCTGATGAAGTAACGCCTTTGCACCGTGGTCTGACCCGCCACGGTGCGCTCGCATTCCACCGCAGCCACGCTGCGCAGTCCCGCCCACTTTTCTGCCCCCTGCAGCCAGCATTCCACTTCCTCACTCACCCAACAGCGACGCACTTCATGCCGGCCGTGCCCATCGCTTTCCTCTTGATGAAAGTTGCCTTCTGCCCTGGCCAGGTCCTCCCCCGTGTCCAAATAGTGGCTGACCTGTTGATGGAGGCTTTCCTGGTTGCTTTTGAGGGCCAGGATGTAGTCCCCCTTTTGCTGGATGATTTTCCTGGCCACCTCCCTCTGGCAGCCCATGGCGTCGATGGTCACGATGCAGCCTTTCAACGCCAGCATTTCCAACAACTCCGGCATCGCGCCAATCTCATTGCTCTTGTCAGCAACCTTGACCTGTCCAAGGCACAGGCTCAATTCACTGGCCCAAGCCCCCACGATGACCGCAGGTGCCTGCCCTTTGTCGACGGCCCCGCGCAGTGCCTTTCCATCAATGGCGATCACCCCTTTGAGACCGCTCTCAAGCCCCTCGCTGGAGAGTTGGCGCAATACACCTTGGGTCCAGAGACTGAAGGCTTCCATGAAGCGCTTGGGATCAAGCAGGCTGAAGACTTTACGGAACGTGTCGTGACTGGGAATGCCGTTGGGCAGGGCAAGAAAGCTCTCCAACCAAGTGCGCTTCAGATTGCCGAAGGCTTCCATATGGGTGTAATGCCCCTGACCGCACAGCATGGCGCAGGTGGCAATCACCAGGATGTCGGCCAGATCATGTCGCTGGGTACGCTGCACCCTCCAGTCATCAATGCTCTGAAAAACTTCACGAAGGTTGCTGTCAGGAGATGCAGAGGCGGAAGACATGCCCCACTTCATTCACACATCTTAACTAATTTCCACGTGCTTTGTAAAAACTAGATGCGTAAGCCCTGCTGAACGGACGCTTTATGCGTTGAAGTCATTAACGACGCGCAATCAATCTCCCTGAGATCCCGCAGATTCAAGATTCCTACCGCCAACCTTTCGTATTGATGCAACCCATCGAGTTCCACCATGCCTCCGAAGAAGAAATTGAGAAACTCGCCTCAGCTTTTTGTGACCAGCACGGAGATGAAGCGAACGGCATCATTCCTGATGAAGAGTACGACAAGCTGTTTGATCACCTGGCTGCCACACTTCGTAAACATGCCACCTTCACCGAAAGCAGTCTGGATGCCGATGCAGCCTTCAGCGGCTACCGCTATGTGGATCAGATCCCTTGGATCACCATCGTTCCTCGGAAGGCGGCCGGTCCATCCGTAGCCTTGGCGGCAGCACTAGAGGCCGTCAGCGCTGCCTATCGTCCTTTGGCAGTTTCGTTCGACTTCGCTTCAGGGGCGTTGCTTGTACTGCCGCCCAATCGCGTTTACACGACCTTCGCCGCATCTGTACTTGCCCCGATAGTTGAAAGTAGTTCCCAACCATCGCACTCATGACGCTCACCAAACTCCAATTGCGGTCGCTGAAAGTCTATTTGGGCTGGCACACTCAGCCACCCACTTTCTGGGTTCTTGCTCGATCAAGTCTTCGGTCCTGGTTGGCATTGGCCGTCGTCGCGGGGCTGGGGTATCTGGTCGTAGAATCGGGCTATCCAGAGGCGGGTTGGTTGGTCATTGGCATCATGGGTGGAGCTTTCTTGCGCGACATCGGGCGTTACCGAGTTTTGCTAAAGGTGTGGCCAGCTCACGATGACGTTACAGACTGGGAACGGGTGAAATCTGTGCTCGAGGAACAGGCTGGAACAACGAAGAACCACGGCTAGCCGCAGCGCCGGGTTTGAACGTTTTGGCAGGCTGACTCCAGCCGGTGCGATTGGGCTCAACTACGTGGAACGATCTCCTGACTAGCAATAGATACCCGATGAACTCACCGCAGGCACGGCTCGAAAGCGCCCTTCGCGAAGCTGACCCGGCTCGAGCAGTGCTCGTCTTGGCGCGCTGCTTTCGTGATGAAGGGATGAGTCAGCTCGAACTTTATCGCTTGTACGACTCGTTTCGTGCCCTTCATGAAAACGACAAGAATGAAAGGCTGTATGATGCCATACTGGATATGATGGATTGCATCTCTGGATGGTGCAGTCCCGGCAATCGCCTCTATGAGACGGACCTATCGGCTGGCGAATTTTGAAAGGGAGACTCCTGGCGCTGCCGCCCATCTATCCGCTAATATGCTGTTTGAAAAATAATGCCCCGCCTTTGCATCAGCGCCGACACCCACGGCAAGCACAGGGATTTGACCATCCCTGAATGCGACTTGCTGATTCATTGCGGAGACTTCTGCAACATCGGACAGCAAGAACAGGAGACGTTCGAAGACGTTGACGCCTGGTTTGCCGAGATTCCCGCTGGTCAGATCATTTGTATCGGTGGAAATCACGATGCCCTGCTGCAAAACCGGGAGTTTCGCTTTTCTCAAGCCATCTACCTTGAAGATGAAGGCATTGAGGTGGGAGGGTTGAAGGTCTATGGATCACCCTGGTGTCCCGACCTCGCAGGATTTGCATTTTATGCTAAAGAGCAGGACTTGATGACGAGATGGAGTCAGATCCCTGAAGGCATCGACATCTTGTTGACGCACACGCCCCCGTTTGGAGTATTGGATGTGGCCAGTGCAGGCGATGTCCATCTCGGCTGTCTGCACTTGCGGAGGGAGGTGGATCGCATTCGCCCGCAGATTCATGCGTTCGGCCACGTGCATGCCAGCAGCGGTGTTTTGACGGAAGGCGGGATCCATTTTGTGAATGCTGCCGTGGTAGGTGGTCCAGCTGGCAAGGTTAGGAGCAAGCCGGTGAGTGTCGATGTCGTGTGTGCTCGGGGTAGTGTTCAGCTCTCGAATCTCCTGCTCGAGAGAGGAGGCGAGGGGAACCGGTGATGTCGATAACGCCTACTCTGGCTACCAACTACGGCAACTTCTACGCATTCCTGACAGGTGTGCCTGTCATGCTTCTGGTATGCAGCTTGGGTGTTATTGCTCTGGTGTGGAGGCTTCGTGCCTTGGCCGTCATATCGAGGTTGCTGTTTTTTGCGATGACAGTGTGGTTCCTGGCTTCGCTTGAGGATGCGCGCGAAGTTGACGTGAACGCTACGATTATGGTGGCAATTGTGGCAGCAGGGATGGGATTGACGCTGCTGGTTTGGAAACGTGCGTCGTCACGAGCAGGCGGCGGAGATTGAGCATGTGGCTGCGTTCGTGAGAACGCGGTCAGGCTGGGTGAGTTGGAGGGGCGTGGCGAAACATGTCCCTGGATGGCTTGAACGATTCCGCATTCTCACGAATGCAGCCACGACGTCCTCGCTTGTCACCTCTATCCCACCGACAGGCGCTGGGGACGGTGCCGCTCGAAGGTGGTCACATTGAGGTCGTGAAAGTGGGTTCTCGCGCTCCCTATACGAGGAACGTAGGAAGCAAGTCTTGCTGACCGCCGTGAGTGCGGCACAGAGAAGGACAATGCTCTGGCAAAAGAGGCTCGGGTGCAGATTGGCGAGTTGCTGGCTTTACATGAGGGGAGGTCAAGCAACGGTTGGTTGGACGTGAATTGACACCGGACGGTGCAGCTCCTCTTTGGTCAGAACAACACAGCCGCAGTTTGAAAAGTTGGAGTATTCCGCGACGGTTACGGTTAAGTTCGAGCTCAAATAGTCCGGCACATTGCTTGATCCCGGATTCGATTGTTCCGATAAACCTGATGGTGACACGAAGACCAATGAATTCCATCCAAGGATACCACCTCATTACCCCCGCAGACCTCGCCTGGCGTCCTTCCAACCTGATGCGGATTCCGAATGCCGACTACCTGGAACGCACGGGCAGCGAGAACTTGGGAGCGCGGCTCTGGCGTCTGCCTCCCCAAAGCGCCAACACTCTGCACAAACACGTGCGGACCGAGGAGTTCTACTTTGTGCTGGAGGGAACCGGTCGTATTCGGGTCGGTGAGGACACTCTCACTGTGCCGAAGCACGGTGGCGTGCTCGTAGGACCAGAAATGCTACGGCAAGTGTTCAATGACACGGACGAAGAGGTGTTGTGGCTCATCGTAGGCGCGCCTGAACTCGAGCTGGAACCTGATCAGGTGGGCGACATGAGTCTCTATTACCCAGTGGAACCCACCCAGTTGCCTCCTGAACTCGACGGGGTAAACTGGCCGCCGAAGTAATTAGCTTGCTACGCTCCCCATCCAGATAACGGCTCCGCCATCGAATTTCTGGATCAGCCATCCGGCTTTCCAATAAGTTGTATCTCCTTCCGAGCCCATGAAACCCGATCCACGATCTGTGTATGGCAAAGTCCGCTTCGTCGCGTTTGGCGAGGACTACAAGGTGCGCGTGGTGAGGGTGGGTGGAGATCTCAGTGTGCGAAGGGTCAGCATGGGGGCTTTTAGCCCTGGCCTGTGGGAGGAGGTGAAACTGGGGGAAGACTTCAGGATTCGTATCGTAAAGATGGGTGAGGATTTCACGGTGCGCTATGTGCGGCTGGAGGGCGCGTGAAGTGCGGGAGGGGGCGGTTGCCAAGACACGGGTGGAACCTTGTGGCTGCGTTCGTGAGAACGCGGTCCGGGAGGGGGAGAGGATGCTATGGCGATGAATAACATTGCGGGGTCGCTTGGGCGATTCCGCATTCTTACGAATGCAGCTACGAGCAACAAGTTGCGACCTCAGGGGGGCATAGGCGTGGGAGGAAGCTTGTGGCTGCGTTCGTGAGAACGCGGTCCGGGAGGGGAAGAGGATGCCATGGCGATGAATAACATTGCGGGGTTGCTTGGGCGATTCCGCATTCTTACGAATGCAGCTACGAGCAACAAGTTGCGACCTCAGGGGGGCATAGGCGTGGGAGGAAGCTTGTGGCTGCGTTCGTGAGAACGCGGTCCGGGAGGGTGAGAGGATGCCATGGCGCTGAATAACATTGCGGGGTTGCTTGGGCGATTCCGCATTCTTACGAATGCAACCACGAGCTACGAGCTACGAGGTGCGAGCATCAGGCCACGAGCAACCTGCCACAAATCTCGCTCCTCATTGAGCCCGCCGGGAACTTCAAGCTACGACACGCCGACCAAACGAAACTTCAAAAACCACCAAGAACCAAGAACCTCTAAGCCGCCTTCCCCGTGAGAGGCACCACCTCTTGGTGCTTTCCTAAAACCCAGCCGCTCGCGCGATAAGTTTTCAGGAGACGGGCGGAGTCCTCTGCGCGGGCGAACCATGCCACTTTGGTGAGGGCATCGGCCAGCATGGCGGTGGGAGCGGCGACGGTGACGCTGCGGCTGCCGGGATTGGCGCGGCGGGTGTGGGGATGAATGAGCGGGGCCACCCAGGCCCCTTCGGGCAACTTTTTGCGGCTGAAGTAACTGCCGGTGGTGGCCAAGGCACCATCCTTGAGCTGGATGGCGTGGTGGGAGGTGCCGGGTTCCGACGGATCACGCAGGTTCACCAGCTGCGACTTGGCACCAAACACCCGCAGATCGCCGCCCGCGTTGACAATGCCGCTTAGACCACCGATGCCGCGGAGGATGTCCACGGCCTTGTCCACAGCGAAGCCTTTGGCAATGCCGCCCACGTCCACATAGGCACCGCCGTAGAGCCGGGCCTGGTGATTGTCGTAGAGCTTGATGATGCCGAAGCGGCACAGTGGCGGCACCTTGGTGCCCTGCCCGGGGAGATAACCCAGATGCAGCAGCGAGCCGGCAATGCACACGTCAAAAAGTCCTGCCGTGTCGTTCTTCAAATTTTCAGCGCAGCGCAGCACCTCGATGGTCCACGGGTGCAGCGGCACGGGGCGGCCGCGACCGTCTGTATTGAGACGGGAGATGTCGCTGTGCGGATCGTGAAAGCTCATGAGCCTGTGCACCCGTTCGATCTCGGTGAAGGCGGCTCCCGCCAGGGTGTGCAGCGTTTTTTCGTCCCGCTTGCCCTCCAGCGTGATCTCCACCAGCGTCCCCAGCAGAGGGCGGGCGCGTTTGATGCGGTTGTACTCCGGCATGGCAGTGAGAGAAGAGGGGAGGCGGGAAGGACGGTGACGAAGTCTCAGCACACCGTGAATGCGGTGGCCGGCACAGGCGAGGGGCTCGAGAAGGCAATCGCGTGCGTGTGCAGCAGGCGGCGCACGCCGTCGGTGATGCTGCCACAGGAGAAGGTGGCACCACTCAGGTGGCGGATGTCCCCGCCCACCGTGAGATCAGAGTGCACCGTGGCCCCCACGAACTGCTTGCGCCAGGAGGCGTTGCGCACCTGCTGGCCGTAGGCCTCGCGGTACGCCATCACCTCGATCTGCTTCACCTGCCCGCTGGTGGCGATGCCGCAGGCATAGGTGATCTCCTCGTGTTTACCTGTCACCGTATCGAGGAGAAACAATCCTCCACCCGGGGTGCGCCAGGCGCGGACATGGCGGTCCCTCACCTTCACCCCAGAGGCCTGTTCCACTTGGCGCTTCTGGCGTTCGGTGAGGATGAGGGATGCTTCCGCAAGCGTCTCTCCGGGAAATATCAGCCGCTGGGCCTGTTCCAGGCTCAGGAACACCTCGGCATGGCAGACCAACGGGGCCGCGGGCAGGCTGGCGACGCTGGCGATAAAGCGGACAGTCATGACGGAGGGGGAACGCTCGAACGCTGAAGTGGAGGGCAGGTTATTTATTGAGATGGAATCGCAAGAGTAGTGCGCGAAATCGAAGCTGCAGTCAACTGTTATTTGCGAACAAGTCTCAACAGCGCGCGATTTAAAGCGACAGGGCCGGGGATTTCCATGGGGGAAGTGCCGCTAGTCGATAATTCCAGCATCCAAGCGCAACCTTTCCGCGCAAAAAGTTGTGTGACCGCGCCAACCCTGCTAACGATGTCTCTCGCCACTTACGGCGGCGTGGTCACGAGGCGTGACTGGGCCGGGTGGCCTGCCAGCGGGGACCGGGATGTCCCCTTGTTTGAGTGTCCCATGGATCAGGAATCGGATGAAAACCTCATGCTACGTGTTGCCGCGCGGGATCAAGCCGCGTTCGGAGCACTGTACGACCGGTTTTCTGGCTCTCTTCACGCGTTGGTGAGGCGCATTTTGGAGGACGATCAGGAGGCGGTGGAAGTACTACAGGAGGGGTTTCTCTACCTGTGGGAGCACGCGCCGTCCTACGACCCCACTCGCAGCAAAGCCTTCACCTGGGCTGTGGTTGTTTTCCGGCACAAGGCCATCGACCGCCTGCGGGCTCTGCGTCGTCGCAGCCGTGTGGCGGACAAGGCGGCAGAACTGCTGCCTCCTCTGGATGATAGCGCGGAGCGCTCGGATCAGGCTGCAGACCGCCAGGAGCGTGCGGAACTGGTGCGTCAGGCCCTGCTGGCCCTGCCTGAAGACCAGCGCAAATACATTGAATGGGCCTTCCTTAAAGGTTACACCCATCATCAATTGGCAGAACTTTTCGGAGCCCCCTTGGGCACAGTGAAAACCCACATCCGCCGCGGTCTGGTGCGACTGCGCGACTTGCTGAAAGGAGGTCTGTCATGACAGATCGTCAGGAAGAACAGGCCGCCATGTACTCGCTGCATGTGCTGGACGAGCATGACAAGCGCATCTTGCGCAGTGAGATGAAGGTGGACGCCCGCCTCCGCGAAGCCGTGGCCGAGTTTGAGGAAACGGCCGCCGAAATCGCCCACCTGCTGCCAGAAGAAGCCCCTCCACCGGAGTTGCGTGCACGTCTCCTTGCAGAGATCCGCCGTTCCAAGCGCTCGAACATCGTTACCGGGGTCGTCTTTGGGTTCATTCGCAGTCCGTGGGTGGCATGGGCTGCTGCGGCGGGACTTGCCTTTGGTGCCTTCCGCCTGTGGGAGGAAAAGCAGCAGATCGCCGCCCAGATTCCGGCTCTTCAGGCGAGTGAAGTGCGGGCCAAGGAGGAGACTCAACTGGCCGAGCAGGCCAAGACAGAGCTTGAGCAGAGACTGGTTGCTGCCACGTCCAACACCGCGGCTCTCACGGCTGAGGTGTCCCGGCTCAAGCAGGCCAATGCCGTCTCCAGCATGGAGATCGCGACGCTGCGCTCCGGGATCAAGCGCTATGAAGAAGGCGTGGCCGTGGTGGTCTGGGACAGCAACGCCCAGCAGGGCCAGCTGAAAATGGACAAGATGCCGCCTGTGCAGCCCAACAAGGATTACCAGCTCTGGGTCATCGACAAGGCCAAGACCAAGCCTGTGGATGCCGGGGTGGTGAAGGTGAACGACCGTGGGCGAGCCACCATCACCTTCAAGCCTGTGCAACCCATCACCGACGCCTCCCGCTTCGCCCTAAGTGTGGAGAAGGAAGGCGGCGTGCCTGAAGGGGAAGGCAGCATCATCATGATCAGCCCTTAGGTCCAGTGCGCCAGTGGGCGGTGCGTCAAGGTGTTGGGGCTGGAGTCGTACTTGGTGCGGGTTCCAGCTTCCACAGTGCTGGAGCGGTCAGTATAAGGAGCGAGGGACATTCCTGTCCCGGGCCCTGAACGTCCTGTCTTGCCTGAATGGTTGTCCGCCCTTTCCAACACCAACGGAGAGGGTTGGAGTTCCGCGTTTACGCGGTGAGGCCGCGCCCCATCGCATGACTCTACTCGCTGGGGCGGCATTCAGAGGGCGCACGGCAACGCTGAAACTTCAACGACCAACAACTTCCGCAAGCTGTCCGACATACCAAGTACTCGGGTGCCCCCCCCAACACCTTGACGCACTGCCCACTGACACACTGACGTACTGGCTCAGACGCACCGACGCACTGGCTCAGACGCACCGACGCACTGGCTCAACCAAGCTTCCGCTTCAGCAGGTAATACAGCGTCTCCAGCCTCCCCACCTCGGCTCCGGCGTTGGCCGCACGGCGGAGGGGCTCACCCCAGATGGCGTCGAGCTCGACTTCACGACCTTCTTCGTAGTCGATGAGGCTGCTGGTGCGGTAGCCGCCCATGGCCTTGGTGGATTTGATCATGTCATCCGCCAGGGAGGAGGGGATCTCGCAGCCCAGCTTGCGCGCGGCTCCGATCACCTCGTGCATGAGGGCGCGGACGAGGTAGGTGAGGGAGTCGTCGGCGAGCATCTGGGCGGTATCCAGGCCGGTCCGGCCTTCCCCCCCAACGATGGAGAGGCCGTTGAAAGGGATGTTCCACACCAGCTTGCGCCAGCGGGCGGTGGCCAGGCTCTCCTCCACGTTGCAGACGATGCCGCACCGCTTGAACTCGGAGGCGATCTCATGCGTGCGCGGTTGGGGCCAGCCGGAGTGCTCGCCCAGGGCAATCAGGCCCTGCGCGAGGTGCTGGATCACCCCTGGCGCGGTGCGGTTGATGCACACGTGGCAGAGGCCGCCCAGCACCCTTTCTGCTCCGTAGTGCCCGGCCAGCAGTTCCTCGTTTCCCAGGCCGTTTTGCAGCGTGAGCAGCATGGACTTTTCATGCAGGAGCGGCGGGATGATCTCGAGCAGCGCCTCGTTTGAGGTGGTCTTGAGCGCGATGATGACCAGGTCACACGGGCCGATCTCATCCGCGGTGCGGTGCACCTTGACCCCCTGGAGATGGGCGTCGCCCTGCTTGCTCAGGATCTTTAGGCCATGGCGTTTCACCTGGTCATAGTCGCTGCGCATGAGGAAGTGCACGTCCCGCCCGTACTGGGCCAGACGACCGCCGTAGTAGCAGCCAACAGCGCCGCTTCCGACGATGGCGATGCGGTAGTCGGGCAGATGATGATTGAAAAGCGCCATGGGGGAACTGGGGAAAAGGGCGAAAGGGATGGGGTGACGACCCATCCGGGGATGAAGCCGCCATTTTGCCTACGCCTCAAGCGGTTCCCACGTTGCACCCGCGCCGGGGCGTGGCATGATCCAGTGCAAATGTCGGAGCCACCCCGCCGCCGTCGTCGCAATCCTGTACCCGAGCATCGCTGGTTCGATGAGGACGAGGAGCAGGACGTCGTGGTGCCACGCCGTCGTGGGCGCGCTCGCGATGAGGAAGGCGAGAGGGACCCGCCCCGTGAGCGGGGTCGGCCCCGCAAGGAGCCCTCGCCGTCCGACAATGAGCCACGGCAGGAGAGCCAGACCGGCTGGGGCCCGCCTTCCAAGTTGACCTGGTTGCTCTTTGCCCTGCTGGCCACCGTGCTGGGGGTCTTTGCGTATCTGCGGGATGAATCTCCCCCGTTCGACAGCGATGTCATGCCCGGGCCGGCGGAAGGCAGCCCCCCCTCAGACATGGCGGCTGTACGTCGCCTGAAGGCCATGCTCTCTGCGGCGCAGTCCGTGCGCCGGGAGGGCCTGCCGCAGACTCCTGTGTGGCAGTGGGACACGCCCACCCTTTCCGCCCTGCTGGAGCAGCACAGCGCGGTGCTGGATAACTTCCGCGATCTCCTGGAGGAAAAGGATCTGGAGTGGCAGCCGCGCTCTGTGGAGTGGAAAAAGGCCGACTTCGGCGCGGACCGGGCCTGGCCTGCCGTGGTGCTCATGAAACAGGTGGAGAGCGCCTACCTCTCCCGTCGTGGGCAGGAGGAGGCGTCGTTCCTTGCCGCCATCGACTTGGCCGTGCTCGGCGGGCTGCTGGAGCAGCTCGATGCCTGGCCCTCCCTGATGGACCGCTCCCTGGCATTTCACGAGGCGTCAACCGCCTCCCTGGCCGAACTCCTGCGCAACACCCAACTGGATGCGGGCCGGCTTAAGCGGCTGCAGGAGGTGGAGTTCAAGCCCTTCACGCCCTCCATGGAGCGGTTGCGCGCCGCCATGAAGGGCTTCTATGCGTACGAGCGGAAGCTCCTCATCGGTCCCGCGCAGGATGAACCCCCACTGCCGCCCTATTACCTGCCTGCGCGCACCGGGTGGATTTTCTTCAAGCCTCACGCCACGCTCCGCCAGTTCGCTGACAGCTTCCGCGAACTCCAGAAAGAGCCCGTGCTGGCGGCCTATGCGCGGGGTGGCAAGATGTCCTCCCGCCTGGAGCACCGCCTGCCCACCCGGCGCCCGCTTTTTGACCCCAACTGGTCCGGCACGGAGTACTACCAGTCCCGCATTGGGTTCTATGAAACGCTGCCTGACCGCGTGCATCTGGCCCGTTTCCGCCATGAGGCGGTGATGACTCTCTTTGCCATCCGGCGCTATGTCATCACCGAGGCCCGCCTGCCCGCTACTCTGGACGCGCTGAAAGGCAGCTACATCGACTCCGTGGGCATCGACCCCTACACAGGCGAAGCCCTCCGCTACAATCCCGAGAAAGGCTGCCTCTACTCCATCGGCAGCGACTACCGCGACGAGGGCGGCAAACCCGGCCCCGTCGCCTTTGCCGACGCCACAGAGCCCACCGTGGCGATTGGCATTGGCATGGCCCGGGCGGGGTGAGGACGGTGAATCAGTGCGTCAGTGCGTCAGTGCGTCAGTGCGTCAGTGCGTCAGTGCGTCAGTGCGTCAGTGTTGCACGTTATGTCATGAACCCGGAGGGTTCGCCATGGGTGCTCCACGCCAACCAACTCCGTCCCTGATGCTCTCCCAAGGTCCACTGGTTTACCGTTTTACTGAATTACTGAACTACCGATTCTCCGGATCGCCTCGCGCCCGCCCACATGCTTGGCCGTCTCCGCCGCCATCTCACTGGCCACGCGGGCGCAGCGGCGGGCGGGCCACTGCTGCATCCAGCCGTGCAAAAAGGCTCCATGGTACACATCCCCGCAGCCCGTGGTGTCCACCACGTTCTCGACCTTTACCGCGGGTTCATGAAATGATGGCTCCCCCCGTGGCCAGATCCAAGAGCCCTTCACGCCATCGGTGATGACCAGCAGCTCCGGATCATCCTTGCGCAATATCTCCGCGGCGGACTCAAGGCTGCCCGCCCCGGTGAAGGCGCAGGCAAACTTGCTCGCCAGGATGCGCAGGCCGCTGCCCAACACCAGATCGCGAATGGATTCGCGATATCTCCCGGCCCCGCCGTCGAAGGACACCGGCACCCCGGCCTCCTGCGCCCACGTCAGGGCCTGTCGCGCCGCCGTTTCATGCCGGCCGTTGAGATGCACCAGACCCACTTTGCCAAAGGATTTGCTTAGGATCACCTCAGCATCAGGTTCGGGGCAGTTCGCAGGGTGGAAAAAGATGTGACGGGCCCCGTCGCGCTGTCGCACGAGGATGTGGGCCAGGGCCGAACGAGCGCCCGGGTGGATGGCGATCGACTCGGTTCGCACTCCCAACATTCGCAGCTCCTCCAGGATCGCCTGTCCGACGGCATCGTCCCCCTGAGTGTCCAGCAGCCGTGCGGGCGTTCCAAGGGCCGCCATCACACACAAAGCCGTGGCCACCGGTCCGCCGCCCTGTTCGTGCAACTCCAGAGCCTGGGTGACGCCATCCCCCTGGGGGAACTCTGGAACCACCACAAATCGATCCCAGGTGGCAGCGCCCACGCCCAGCACCTCTTTTGCGGGAAGTTCCGGGCTGGCAAGGGGGGCGGGAACGTAAAACATGCCCTGGATCTTAAGTCGAAAAGTGAAAAATGATAGCCCGCCGGAATTGCAGCCGTAGCCCTCAATTCTTGGTTGTCATCCTACTTCACCTCTCCCAAACTCCGCGCCCATGAGTCAAAGTCCTGTATTAACTTCAGATAACACCCCATGGTGGAAGGGCCTCACGAGCTACCACTGGTTCGTCTTCGCCATGGCATCCCTCGCTTGGATGTTCGACTGCCTTGACCAGC contains these protein-coding regions:
- a CDS encoding carbohydrate kinase family protein, with product MFYVPAPLASPELPAKEVLGVGAATWDRFVVVPEFPQGDGVTQALELHEQGGGPVATALCVMAALGTPARLLDTQGDDAVGQAILEELRMLGVRTESIAIHPGARSALAHILVRQRDGARHIFFHPANCPEPDAEVILSKSFGKVGLVHLNGRHETAARQALTWAQEAGVPVSFDGGAGRYRESIRDLVLGSGLRILASKFACAFTGAGSLESAAEILRKDDPELLVITDGVKGSWIWPRGEPSFHEPAVKVENVVDTTGCGDVYHGAFLHGWMQQWPARRCARVASEMAAETAKHVGGREAIRRIGSSVIQ
- a CDS encoding FMN-binding protein; its protein translation is MTVRFIASVASLPAAPLVCHAEVFLSLEQAQRLIFPGETLAEASLILTERQKRQVEQASGVKVRDRHVRAWRTPGGGLFLLDTVTGKHEEITYACGIATSGQVKQIEVMAYREAYGQQVRNASWRKQFVGATVHSDLTVGGDIRHLSGATFSCGSITDGVRRLLHTHAIAFSSPSPVPATAFTVC
- a CDS encoding 2-dehydropantoate 2-reductase; the protein is MALFNHHLPDYRIAIVGSGAVGCYYGGRLAQYGRDVHFLMRSDYDQVKRHGLKILSKQGDAHLQGVKVHRTADEIGPCDLVIIALKTTSNEALLEIIPPLLHEKSMLLTLQNGLGNEELLAGHYGAERVLGGLCHVCINRTAPGVIQHLAQGLIALGEHSGWPQPRTHEIASEFKRCGIVCNVEESLATARWRKLVWNIPFNGLSIVGGEGRTGLDTAQMLADDSLTYLVRALMHEVIGAARKLGCEIPSSLADDMIKSTKAMGGYRTSSLIDYEEGREVELDAIWGEPLRRAANAGAEVGRLETLYYLLKRKLG
- a CDS encoding metallophosphatase domain-containing protein, whose product is MPRLCISADTHGKHRDLTIPECDLLIHCGDFCNIGQQEQETFEDVDAWFAEIPAGQIICIGGNHDALLQNREFRFSQAIYLEDEGIEVGGLKVYGSPWCPDLAGFAFYAKEQDLMTRWSQIPEGIDILLTHTPPFGVLDVASAGDVHLGCLHLRREVDRIRPQIHAFGHVHASSGVLTEGGIHFVNAAVVGGPAGKVRSKPVSVDVVCARGSVQLSNLLLERGGEGNR
- a CDS encoding cupin domain-containing protein gives rise to the protein MNSIQGYHLITPADLAWRPSNLMRIPNADYLERTGSENLGARLWRLPPQSANTLHKHVRTEEFYFVLEGTGRIRVGEDTLTVPKHGGVLVGPEMLRQVFNDTDEEVLWLIVGAPELELEPDQVGDMSLYYPVEPTQLPPELDGVNWPPK
- a CDS encoding ISAs1-like element ISVsp18 family transposase; translated protein: MKWGMSSASASPDSNLREVFQSIDDWRVQRTQRHDLADILVIATCAMLCGQGHYTHMEAFGNLKRTWLESFLALPNGIPSHDTFRKVFSLLDPKRFMEAFSLWTQGVLRQLSSEGLESGLKGVIAIDGKALRGAVDKGQAPAVIVGAWASELSLCLGQVKVADKSNEIGAMPELLEMLALKGCIVTIDAMGCQREVARKIIQQKGDYILALKSNQESLHQQVSHYLDTGEDLARAEGNFHQEESDGHGRHEVRRCWVSEEVECWLQGAEKWAGLRSVAAVECERTVAGQTTVQRRYFISSLKADAALIAASVRAHWGIENSLHWVLDVTFGEDESRSRRGYSAENLATLRRLTHAMIKRENPNSKKSVNQRRFEAGLSTDYLQTLLGVNLDA
- a CDS encoding RNA polymerase sigma factor yields the protein MSLATYGGVVTRRDWAGWPASGDRDVPLFECPMDQESDENLMLRVAARDQAAFGALYDRFSGSLHALVRRILEDDQEAVEVLQEGFLYLWEHAPSYDPTRSKAFTWAVVVFRHKAIDRLRALRRRSRVADKAAELLPPLDDSAERSDQAADRQERAELVRQALLALPEDQRKYIEWAFLKGYTHHQLAELFGAPLGTVKTHIRRGLVRLRDLLKGGLS
- a CDS encoding FAD:protein FMN transferase; this encodes MPEYNRIKRARPLLGTLVEITLEGKRDEKTLHTLAGAAFTEIERVHRLMSFHDPHSDISRLNTDGRGRPVPLHPWTIEVLRCAENLKNDTAGLFDVCIAGSLLHLGYLPGQGTKVPPLCRFGIIKLYDNHQARLYGGAYVDVGGIAKGFAVDKAVDILRGIGGLSGIVNAGGDLRVFGAKSQLVNLRDPSEPGTSHHAIQLKDGALATTGSYFSRKKLPEGAWVAPLIHPHTRRANPGSRSVTVAAPTAMLADALTKVAWFARAEDSARLLKTYRASGWVLGKHQEVVPLTGKAA
- a CDS encoding anti-sigma factor, with protein sequence MTDRQEEQAAMYSLHVLDEHDKRILRSEMKVDARLREAVAEFEETAAEIAHLLPEEAPPPELRARLLAEIRRSKRSNIVTGVVFGFIRSPWVAWAAAAGLAFGAFRLWEEKQQIAAQIPALQASEVRAKEETQLAEQAKTELEQRLVAATSNTAALTAEVSRLKQANAVSSMEIATLRSGIKRYEEGVAVVVWDSNAQQGQLKMDKMPPVQPNKDYQLWVIDKAKTKPVDAGVVKVNDRGRATITFKPVQPITDASRFALSVEKEGGVPEGEGSIIMISP